One Fusarium poae strain DAOMC 252244 chromosome 4, whole genome shotgun sequence DNA window includes the following coding sequences:
- the JIP5 gene encoding WD repeat-containing protein jip5 (BUSCO:33665at5125), whose translation MFENTCTLPLSADVFTTALHPSEPLLTVGLSSGHVETFRLPPGSSSDESADGDTSVLSDGKGMIDSVWRTRRHKGSCRSLVYAMDGSAVYSAGTDCLVKHFEPTTGQVVSKFAVPKRRDVDDAPTLLHVLNPQCLLLATDSGALHIFDIRDGTPNKKPVSSHRPHSDYISSVTPLPPTQMSTSGFPKQFISTGGTTLAVTDFRRGVMVRSDDQEDELLSSCYITGMGPKGHRENGVLACGSSSGVLTLWDKGAWDDQQERIIVDGDRRGGESIDATVLIPQEMGLGKKVICGLGDGNLRVVDVVRREVDFAANLRHDHMESVVSLGFDSTNRLISAGGKTVKLWEELSALQGDGSDDDDDDDDDDEEEDGNGKRPAESDSDEDSEVDHIAEMKQRAKRRKETQKKSKLGQWGHHGVIGLEGLD comes from the exons ATGTTCGAGAATACCTGTACCTTACCTCTTTCGGCGGATGTATTTACGACCGCTCTACACCCTTCTGAACCCCTTCTCACGGTTGGCCTCTCAAGCGGTCATGTCGAAACTTTCCGGTTGCCGCCTGGCTCTTCCTCAGACGAAAGCGCCGATGGAGACACCAGTGTATTGAGCGATGGAAAAGGCATGATAGATTCGGTTTGGCGCACTCGACGTCACAAGGGGAGCTGCAGATCTTTGGTCTACGCTATGGACGGCTCAG CTGTCTACTCTGCCGGAACCGATTGCCTGGTTAAGCACTTCGAGCCTACGACTGGACAAGTTGTTTCCAAGTTTGCCGTCCCGAAACGAAGAGATGTGGATGATGCACCAACTCTGCTTCACGTTCTGAATCCCCAGTGCCTTCTTCTAGCGACCGACTCTGGCGCCCTTCATATCTTTGACATTCGAGATGGTACCCCAAACAAGAAGCCTGTCTCATCGCACCGTCCTCATTCCGATTATATCTCTTCGGTTACACCTCTGCCGCCGACGCAGATGAGCACTAGTGGATTTCCTAAGCAGTTTATCAGTACTGGTGGTACTACCCTAGCTGTGACTGATTTCAGGAGAGGAGTGATGGTCCGTAGCGATGATCAGGAGGACGAGTTGTTATCTTCGTGTTATATCACGGGCATGGGCCCCAAGGGACACCGCGAAAATGGTGTTCTCGCGTGCGGTTCAAGTTCTGGAGTGCTGACTCTGTGGGACAAGGGAGCCTGGGATGATCAGCAGGAACGAATCATCGTCGATGGCGACAGGAGGGGTGGTGAGAGTATTGATGCCACGGTCTTGATCCCACAAGAAATGGGACTTGGAAAGAAGGTCATTTGCGGTCTTGGTGACGGAAACCTACGTGTTGTCGATGTCGTCCGTAGGGAGGTTGACTTTGCGGCCAATCTGCGTCACGATCATATGGAGAGCGTCGTATCACTAGGCTTCGATTCTACGAACCGACTTATCAGTGCCGGTGGAAAGACCGTCAAGCTTTGGGAAGAGCTTTCTGCTCTTCAAGGCGATGgtagcgatgatgatgacgacgacgacgacgatgacgaagaggaggacgGCAATGGGAAACGGCCTGCAGAGAGCGACAGTGACGAAGACAGCGAGGTAGACCATATCGCAGAGATGAAACAACGGGCCAAGAGACGCAAGGAGACCCAGAAGAAGTCCAAGCTTGGACAATGGGGACACCATGGTGTGATAGGGCTTGAGGGCTTGGACTGA
- a CDS encoding hypothetical protein (TransMembrane:12 (i72-96o108-125i137-157o184-202i209-231o267-286i298-317o337-354i424-446o452-472i484-503o523-545i)~BUSCO:11481at5125), whose translation MDEDQGPQSIAPEHAPSKTIAQRCNGLVKAFTTRHGLIGDYDYGFLFRPNLPFMKKSVNPSPFFGLNDKMPVLLGLLLGFQHALAMLAGVITPPIIISGSANLLPEQQQYLVSTALIVSGIFSAVQITRFRLFGTQYYLGTGVLSVVGVSFSVIPVAQGSLAQMYANGFCPFDSDGNPLPCPEGYGAILGTSAVCALVNILVSFIPAKFLLRVLPPIVTGPTVMLIGIKLIKSGFSNWMGGSGGCMTATDGLFALCPNINAPHPLPWGSAEFLGLGFSVFAAIILCERFGSPIMKSTSVVIGLLVGCTIAAGCGYFDRSGIDAAPVASFAWVHTFPLSVYGPLVLPLIAVYLVCATEAIGDVTATCDVSKLEVTGKTYESRIQGGILSDGIAGCIGALMTMTPMSVFAQNNGVIVLTRCANRKAGLACAMFLVIMGIFAKFAAALIAIPSAVLGGMTTFLFSAVAVSGMSIIVRGVPFTRRNRFILTAGFALGYGATLVPNYFDNVFIYKGDNRSLQGFLDAITLIMETGFAIAAIVCVVLNLTLPEELGDDIDAARSTTNITMHEETEQNKAIAGSSRDHSIDPKKEG comes from the exons ATGGATGAGGATCAAGGACCGCAATCCATTGCACCTGAGCATGCGCCGTCCAAGACAATTGCTCAGCGTTGTAATGGCCTCGTTAAAGCGTTCACAACTAGACATGGTCTGATCGGCGATTACGACTATGGCTTCCTCTTTCGACCAAACCTGCCTTTCATGAAGAAGAGCGTTAACCCAAGCCCTTTCTTTGGACTCAACGACAAGATGCCAGTTCTTCTTGGTTTACTCCTGGGGTTCCAACATGCACTAGCCATGTTAGCAGGAGTCATTACACCACCCATTATCATCAGCGGTAGCGCCAATCTATTACctgaacaacaacaatacctCGTCTCAACTGCCCTCATTGTCTCAGGCATCTTTTCCGCTGTTCAGATTACTCGATTCAGGCTTTTTGGCACACA ATATTACCTCGGTACTGGAGTACTATCAGTCGTGGGTGTCAGCTTCAGCGTTATTCCAGTGGCGCAAGGGAGCCTTGCCCAGATGTACGCGAATGGCTTTTGTCCCTTCGACTCTGACGGAAACCCTTTGCCTTGCCCTGAGGGATATGGAGCCATTCTGGGCACCTCGGCCGTATGTGCTCTTGTCAACATTCTAGTTTCTTTTATCCCTGCCAAGTTCCTGTTGCGAGTACTACCACCCATCGTTACCGGCCCTACAGTAATGCTTATTGGCATTAAGCTCATCAAGTCAGGGTTTTCCAACTGGATGGGAGGCAGCGGAGGCTGCATGACAGCCACTGATGGATTGTTTGCTCTGTGCCCTAATATCAACGCTCCCCATCCTCTGCCCTGGGGATCTGCAGAATTCTTGGGCTTGGGATTCTCAGTATTTGCTGCCATCATCTTGTGTGAACGATTTGGTTCACCTATTATGAAATCCACGTCAGTCGTCATTGGATTGCTGGTTGGGTGCACGATTGCTGCTGGATGTGGTTACTTTGACCGATCCGGCATCGACGCAGCCCCTGTTGCATCATTCGCGTGGGTGCACACCTTCCCACTCTCAGTTTATGGACCGCTCGTCCTTCCTCTCATCGCAGTTTACCTTGTTTGCGCCACTGAAGCCATCGGCGATGTCACAGCTACTTGCGATGTTTCGAAACTCGAGGTTACTGGAAAGACTTATGAGTCTCGTATTCAGGGTGGCATCTTGTCTGATGGTATTGCAGGTTGCATTGGCGCTCTAATGACAATGACCCCCATGTCCGTTTTTGCTCAGAACAACGGCGTCATCGTTCTCACCCGCTGTGCTAACCGTAAAGCTGGTCTTGCCTGTGCAATGTTCTTGGTTATTATGGGCATTTTCGCAAAATTTGCTGCAGCTCTTATCGCCATCCCGTCAGCTGTTCTTGGCGGCATGACTACCTTCCTCTTCAGCGCTGTTGCTGTCTCTGGAATGTCAATCATCGTCCGTGGTGTGCCATTTACTCGGCGCAACCGCTTCATTCTTACTGCTGGCTTTGCTTTGGGATACGGCGCTACACTGGTTCCAAACTACTTTGACAACGTCTTTATATACAAGGGAGACAATCGCTCCTTGCAGGGCTTCTTGGACGCCATAACCCTTATTATGGAGACCGGATTTGCGATTGCCGCCATAGTTTGCGTGGTATTGAATCTCACACTCCCTGAAGAGCTGGGAGATGATATTGATGCTGCACGATCGACGACCAACATTACGATGCACGAGGAGACAGAGCAGAACAAGGCCATTGCGGGATCAAGCCGAGACCACAGCATTGATCCGAAAAAGGAGGGTTGA